A region from the Luteolibacter flavescens genome encodes:
- a CDS encoding M56 family metallopeptidase yields MTGELYRWLLVASLRFCLVLPLVLALAYVSRRSASRIVCVLLAVGLLAGLAAPALPMVFRITIPALASTRAFAPEVPGELRVSAVSSMPVAGSIPGANRDPLPGLIVQVWAAGAFLFLLFRGAQYCSSLVRFAKAKPVHPDHPAARLLEKLTEGMRRRPWMFEVETLPGPVVHGLLHPRLLVSSEFLARDEASQEMILRHEMEHLHGHDVPLRAALELAAIVFWFHPLVHLLLRQYDRAVEMACDDAVIAGGVPASKYGEVLVNEAKGGRLSRRHLREVRSRLLAVLRSDKRRSLPNPLTVVSLVLVFLLALAPLAVTGITPYPKQPAFRPLTPDPRLGALWRMRVGSGDIVDDWSGHGHHGRINGASWVTDPERGPCLSFDGVNDILILPAALSDWTTGPLTVAMWLKLPATADGGGLLLRGDYNQTWSAASAHMGNGVFRVFGERELSLTAQHGPDGGPSRSSPGLYPTFDSFGISEEQSSVGLPVDKWVHVAFSVFFDGTSMRQIRFYVNGEPTGVQDQDLNTAPAFNFDWPSESWYFGRGEAPPAHGNHFEGLLSDLAVFNLVLTEDQVRRVMGGDFSLPPAGQ; encoded by the coding sequence ATGACCGGGGAGCTTTACCGCTGGCTCCTTGTCGCTTCCCTCCGGTTTTGCCTGGTGCTCCCGCTCGTGCTGGCGCTCGCGTATGTGTCGCGGCGCTCCGCATCCCGCATCGTCTGCGTGTTGTTGGCCGTGGGGCTGCTGGCGGGGCTCGCGGCTCCGGCGTTGCCGATGGTCTTCCGCATCACGATCCCCGCGCTGGCCTCGACGCGTGCTTTCGCACCCGAGGTGCCGGGCGAGTTGCGAGTGTCCGCGGTTTCCTCGATGCCGGTGGCCGGGTCCATCCCGGGGGCAAACCGGGATCCGCTGCCGGGCCTCATCGTGCAGGTCTGGGCGGCCGGGGCATTCCTTTTCCTGCTCTTCCGCGGCGCGCAGTACTGCTCCAGCCTGGTGCGTTTCGCGAAGGCGAAGCCCGTTCATCCGGATCATCCTGCGGCGCGGCTGTTAGAAAAGCTGACGGAGGGAATGCGACGGCGTCCGTGGATGTTTGAAGTGGAGACCCTGCCCGGGCCGGTGGTGCACGGGTTGCTGCACCCGCGGCTGTTGGTTTCCTCGGAATTCCTCGCGCGCGACGAGGCCTCGCAGGAGATGATCCTGCGCCATGAGATGGAGCACCTGCACGGGCACGATGTGCCGCTGCGTGCCGCGCTGGAGCTCGCGGCGATCGTCTTTTGGTTCCACCCGCTCGTCCACCTGCTGCTGCGGCAATACGACCGTGCAGTGGAGATGGCGTGCGATGACGCGGTCATCGCCGGCGGTGTACCTGCCTCGAAATACGGGGAGGTGCTCGTGAACGAGGCGAAAGGAGGCCGCCTGAGCCGCCGCCATCTCCGCGAGGTCCGCAGCCGCCTGCTGGCCGTGCTCCGGTCGGACAAGCGGCGCTCGTTGCCGAATCCTCTGACCGTGGTCTCGCTCGTGCTTGTCTTCCTGCTAGCGCTCGCTCCACTTGCCGTCACCGGCATCACACCGTATCCGAAGCAGCCCGCCTTCCGCCCGCTGACACCGGATCCACGACTCGGCGCGCTGTGGCGCATGCGTGTGGGAAGCGGGGATATCGTGGACGACTGGAGCGGCCACGGTCATCACGGTCGCATCAACGGGGCCTCGTGGGTTACCGATCCCGAGCGCGGGCCGTGCCTGTCCTTTGACGGCGTGAATGACATCCTCATCCTGCCCGCGGCGCTGAGCGACTGGACCACGGGACCTTTGACCGTGGCCATGTGGCTGAAGCTACCTGCGACCGCGGACGGCGGCGGCCTGCTGCTGCGCGGGGACTACAACCAGACTTGGAGCGCGGCCAGTGCCCACATGGGGAATGGAGTCTTCCGGGTCTTCGGAGAGCGTGAGCTGAGCCTGACCGCGCAGCATGGTCCGGATGGCGGGCCATCGAGATCGTCTCCGGGCCTGTATCCCACCTTCGACTCCTTCGGCATCAGTGAGGAGCAGTCGTCCGTCGGGTTGCCGGTGGACAAGTGGGTCCACGTGGCGTTTTCCGTGTTCTTCGACGGGACCTCCATGAGACAGATCCGCTTCTACGTGAATGGCGAGCCGACCGGTGTGCAGGATCAGGATCTCAATACCGCGCCCGCCTTCAATTTCGACTGGCCGTCGGAAAGCTGGTACTTCGGACGGGGCGAGGCCCCGCCCGCCCATGGCAATCACTTCGAGGGACTGCTGTCGGATCTTGCCGTCTTCAATCTCGTTCTAACAGAAGATCAGGTCCGCCGCGTGATGGGCGGCGACTTCAGCCTGCCGCCCGCGGGCCAGTAA
- a CDS encoding BlaI/MecI/CopY family transcriptional regulator, whose amino-acid sequence MSSKRKTLEFENLSRREREVMYVVHRLGEVSADSLCENLETTMTNSGARRILGILHDKGFLAMRKDGNRYLYLPVMNSSEVGFEMLKRTVGSFFNGSLSFGLASFLKREKGTLAPEDRRMLEEILQRADSPKKEEDAAKG is encoded by the coding sequence ATGTCATCAAAGCGCAAGACCCTGGAATTTGAAAACCTCAGCCGCCGCGAGCGGGAAGTGATGTACGTGGTGCATCGCCTGGGTGAGGTGTCCGCAGACTCGCTGTGCGAGAATCTGGAGACCACGATGACGAATTCGGGGGCACGGCGGATCCTTGGCATTCTCCATGACAAGGGCTTCCTCGCGATGCGGAAGGATGGCAACCGCTACCTCTACCTGCCGGTGATGAATTCCTCCGAGGTGGGATTCGAGATGCTGAAGCGCACGGTGGGGAGTTTCTTCAATGGCTCGCTGTCCTTCGGCCTCGCATCCTTCCTGAAGCGGGAAAAAGGAACCCTGGCTCCGGAGGACCGGCGCATGCTGGAGGAGATCCTCCAACGGGCCGACTCGCCGAAGAAGGAAGAGGACGCAGCGAAGGGCTGA